The sequence CGTTCAAGTTTTAATTAAGTGTCACAGCACCCTACAATAAAAATATATTTATTGGGAGCATCCCAAATGTGTAAAAACATAATTCGTCATTGCGAACGAAGTGAAGCAATCGCAAGGGTTGGGATTGCTTCACTTCGTTCGCAATGACATTATCTTAATTTTCACAGATATCTAAAATAATCAAACCGGATTTCTATATAAACTCAATTTCTGAAAAACAAATTTTTATCGCTCCGCTTACCAAGGGTAAAGAATAAAAGAGCAAAGGGCAAAAGGGCTAGAGTATAAAGGGCTACTTAAGAGTCCTCCCAACGGCGCACACCACACGAAAACCGCCGTAGTAGTTGATGTAGTCGCGCTCCGCCCAAGGGTCGTAGTGGCGAGACGCGGAACGGCAGCTTCCAGGACCGTTGAACCAGGAACCGCCACGCAGCACCTGAAAACGATTATCAATCAATGAATTGCGATGCTCTCCAAGGAGTTGCGACAGTTAAAGTTTTATGAATTACGGCTCAGAGAAGCTGCAATTTTCTGTATGAAGGTGCCAAAAATAATAGTATTTGTGGTTGAAAGTCAGCGCTGTTCGTTTTCTCCAAACGTCGGGAGACGTAGCAGTGCTACGTCTCTACAAATCTTCGGAATAAATGAACAAGGTTATTGTATTTCAGTCCTATTTATTTCACATCTATTCATAGGACTTTCGCTATTAGCTCGGGGTTTGCATTCCCCGTTAGGATTCCTCTAGTTCCCATGCTCCGCGTGGGAAGGTATTTTTAGAGGCTCTGCCTCTCAATCAACCGGGTAGGCAGAGCCTTCAGCCACTGCGTTACTAGCCAGAGACTAGTAACGAGAAATAACCCAATCTCTCGTCAACCCCGACGCAAAAACCTCACCGCAGCATCTTCCCGCTCAACATCTCTCCCGGTATATCGAACTCTATCAATCCGTCTCCCTTTACCTTGATTGTCATACAAACTAATTACCCCACCACGATTCGATAACATTACCGGGCTTAATGGCTGTATCCTCACCGCTTCCCCCGGTTTCAAAATCCTTTGTTCTTCCTTCAAAACTGAATTTAGTTGTAATGGCTCATGTTTAGTATCCGATAATCTCCAACCTTCTAAATTCACTGCTTCCGAAGAAAGATTTATTATAGAAACCCATTCCGATGCTCGTTCATCACCTGACGGATTCACCATTGCAGCAGCAATAAAAATAGCAGCGTTATCAATAGCAACTGAATCTCTTAATTCACCTTTGGAAATCATTTCAGCAGGTGCATCAACTTCAATTCGTTCGGGAAATTGTTCGATATGAAGTTTTTCTTTCTTTTCGGGATTTTCGTTAAATAACAAAGGATTTTTTTCGTAAATCTCATCGTCAAATTCCAAACCCGTTAATCTTTCAATTTCGGTAATTGTCACCTGATAGGTTTGAAAATTAAACAACTTATTACCTTGTTTATCTCGTAATGCTTCTTCATCCTGGAACATCAGAAAAGCACGGACATCAAGTTCGTTATTGTCTTTATTTACAAAGCAAACCACTTTAAAGAAAGCTGAAGGAATTAAAGCGGGTTCTCTTCCTTGTGGGGAAATAGTGCGAGGAAAATCTCCGTAAACTGGCCCGGTGAAAACGGTGATTTTACCATTACTATCTAACTTGAGATCGAATACCCAATTCTCTAAAGCTAGCCATTCATCTTGATTAAAATTCTCATGCTGTAGGGCTGCATTGGGATAATAAAAAGTATCGTCGGAAGCTCGTTTGGCTTCTCTTTCTGTTTTTCCCCAAGCTAAACTACCTCTTCTCGCTAAATGTCCTCTATCCCAAGGATTGTTGCGATAGTAGTCGTTATCAAGTTGAAAATCGGCACCGATACGAGTATCAATATCCCAACCCCGTTTCCTTCGGACATTTTTAATCAAATTCTGGTCAATATTTACACAAGTGACAATAGTCGAACGTCGAACTCGATTGGTGATGATTGAGTAATTAATATAGTTAGCAAAAATATCATCTTCTAATAAAGAACTGCGGAGTACATCCCCTGCTAACGATGGAGCAAAGCTTGGTACGGGAAGATTAATCCCATTCCCTAAAAAATCGGGATTGTAGCCTGCCATAATATT comes from Rivularia sp. PCC 7116 and encodes:
- a CDS encoding DNA/RNA non-specific endonuclease; the encoded protein is MAGYNPDFLGNGINLPVPSFAPSLAGDVLRSSLLEDDIFANYINYSIITNRVRRSTIVTCVNIDQNLIKNVRRKRGWDIDTRIGADFQLDNDYYRNNPWDRGHLARRGSLAWGKTEREAKRASDDTFYYPNAALQHENFNQDEWLALENWVFDLKLDSNGKITVFTGPVYGDFPRTISPQGREPALIPSAFFKVVCFVNKDNNELDVRAFLMFQDEEALRDKQGNKLFNFQTYQVTITEIERLTGLEFDDEIYEKNPLLFNENPEKKEKLHIEQFPERIEVDAPAEMISKGELRDSVAIDNAAIFIAAAMVNPSGDERASEWVSIINLSSEAVNLEGWRLSDTKHEPLQLNSVLKEEQRILKPGEAVRIQPLSPVMLSNRGGVISLYDNQGKGRRIDRVRYTGRDVEREDAAVRFLRRG